Sequence from the Hamadaea flava genome:
GGACGCCCGCGACGTGGCGAGTGCGGTCGTCGCCGCGCTCCTCGCGCCCCGGCTGCCGGTCCGGGTGCTCAACGTCGGCAGCGGCCGGGCGGTGCAGACGCGGGCCGCCGTCCAGACGTTGGCTCGCCTGGCCGGGTTCACCGGTGAGATCAAGGAGACCGGTGCGAGTTCCGCGCGCTCCGCCGAGGTGAGCTGGACCTGCGCCGACATCAGCCATGCCGGGTCGATTCTGGACTGGCGACCGGCGCACGACCTGGATGAGTCGCTCAAGGCGTTGTGGGCGGGATCGGCCGGCGCATGAAAGGCATGTGTCCCACCGTCGTGGTGCTGACGCTGACCCTGGTCGCCAGCGGCTGCGGCGAGCCGCCGGCCACCTCGGCTGCCGCCGACAGCGGCTGGATCTACCAGTTGCAGGGTTATCCGGGTGGCAGGCTCGACGAGATCGCGGCCCGCAGACCACCGTACGCCGTGATCGACCTGGCTCGCGACAACTCGACCGGCTACTTCCGAGCCGACGAGATCGCGGCGCTCCGGGCCGCCGGAACGACGGCCTTGGCCTACTTCGAGATCGGCAGCATCGAGAACTTCCGGCCCGACTTCCCGGCCGTGCAGGATCGCGGGCTGCTGCTCAACGAGTGGCCGGACTGGCCCGGCGAGCGGTTCGGCCGCTACTGGGAACCGGCTTGGTGGGACACCGTCGTCCGGCCCCGGTTGGACCGGGCGCTGGCGGCCGGGTTCGACGGCGCCTATCTGGACACCCCGCTCGCCTACGAGGAGATCGACCTCGCGCGCGTACCGGGATGGGATCGCGGACGGCTCGCGCGGGCGATGGCGGACCTCGTCGTGCGCATCAGCCGGTACGCGAAGGCTCACCGCCCCGGGTTCCGCATCGTCCCGCAGAACTCGCCGGAACTGCGTCACCAGGGCGGCTACACCGAGGCGATCGACGGTGTCGGCGTCGAAGAGCTCTTCTATCAGGCCACCGACGTGCCCTGCGAGCAGCGCTACTGCGCCGAGAACCTCGCCGACGTGAAGGCGTTGCGCGACGGCGGCAAGTTCGTGCTCGCCGTCGATTACGCGGTGAAGCCGGAGCACGTCCAGGCGTTGTGCACCCGCTACCGAAAAGAACAGTTCGCCGGCTATGTCGGCGTACGCGAGCTGGACCGCATCGGGGTCAGCTGCTGATCACTGTAGGAGGATCTGGAAAGTGCCGAAGAACATCGGGATCATCGGGCTGGGCTATGTCGGGCTCACCCTCACCGCCGCGCTCGCCCGGGCCGGGCACACCGTTCACGCCGTGGACGTGCAGCCGGACGTCGTCGACGAGCTGGCCCGCGGCCGGACGCACATCTACGAGCCGGGCGTGGACGAGGTGCTCCGCAGGTACGCCGGCACCCGCATCCTCGTGGGCCGGCAGCTGCCCCGGGACGGGCTGGACGCCGCGGTCATCTGCGTCTCGACGCCCGTGGATCCGCTCACCCACGAGCCCGACCTGCGAAACGTCGCCGCCGCGACCGCCGACGTCGCCGAATGGTGTGCACCCGGCACGCTCGTGGTCGTGCGCAGCACGGTGCCGATCGGCGCCTGCCGGCGGGTCGTCCTGCCGATCCTCGCCGCCACCTGGGAGACCCCGTTGCTGGCGATGGCGCCGGAACGGACGATCCAGGGCCAGGCGCTGCGGGAGCTCGTCGAGTTGCCGCAGATCGTCGGCGGCCTCGACGACGGCAGTGTCGCCGCCGCCGTCGAGGTGTTCGGACAGCTCGCCAACGTCGTGGTGCCGGTCTCCAGCCTTGAGGTGGCCGAAATGGTCAAGCTGGCCAACAACTGCCACACCGATCTGATCTACGCCTTCGGCAACGAGGTGGCGCTGATCGCCGAACGGCACGGGATCGATCCGCTGGAGCTGATCCACGCCGCGAACGTCGGCTATCCGAGGCCGGATCTGTCCCGCCCTGGATACGTCGGCGGCGGCTGCCTGTC
This genomic interval carries:
- a CDS encoding endo alpha-1,4 polygalactosaminidase, encoding MCPTVVVLTLTLVASGCGEPPATSAAADSGWIYQLQGYPGGRLDEIAARRPPYAVIDLARDNSTGYFRADEIAALRAAGTTALAYFEIGSIENFRPDFPAVQDRGLLLNEWPDWPGERFGRYWEPAWWDTVVRPRLDRALAAGFDGAYLDTPLAYEEIDLARVPGWDRGRLARAMADLVVRISRYAKAHRPGFRIVPQNSPELRHQGGYTEAIDGVGVEELFYQATDVPCEQRYCAENLADVKALRDGGKFVLAVDYAVKPEHVQALCTRYRKEQFAGYVGVRELDRIGVSC
- a CDS encoding nucleotide sugar dehydrogenase, whose amino-acid sequence is MPKNIGIIGLGYVGLTLTAALARAGHTVHAVDVQPDVVDELARGRTHIYEPGVDEVLRRYAGTRILVGRQLPRDGLDAAVICVSTPVDPLTHEPDLRNVAAATADVAEWCAPGTLVVVRSTVPIGACRRVVLPILAATWETPLLAMAPERTIQGQALRELVELPQIVGGLDDGSVAAAVEVFGQLANVVVPVSSLEVAEMVKLANNCHTDLIYAFGNEVALIAERHGIDPLELIHAANVGYPRPDLSRPGYVGGGCLSKDPYLMLASSAGEGTFLIDRARELNEHLPLHVARQVVELLAERHGSTAGKRLAVLGWAYKGTPPTDDMRGTPIATMIPVFREAGLTVLGHDPMVTPEVIRAFGGEPISLEKAFSDSDAVLVVTDHPDYRALRVEDVVTYGQPELVYDSWRVLNEKALTAAGIRYAGLGYRVGAPA